Proteins from a genomic interval of Callospermophilus lateralis isolate mCalLat2 chromosome 1, mCalLat2.hap1, whole genome shotgun sequence:
- the C1H19orf53 gene encoding leydig cell tumor 10 kDa protein homolog, giving the protein MAQGQRKFQAQKPAKSKTAAAASERNRGPRKGGRVIAPKKARIVQQRKLKKDLEVGIRKKIEHDVVMKASSSLPKRLALLRAPAKKKGASATSRKPS; this is encoded by the exons ATGGCGCAGGGGCAGCGCAAGTTTCAGGCGCAGAAGCCGGCGAAGAGTAAAACTGCAGCGGCGGCCTCGGAGCGGAACCGCGGGCCGCGGAAAGGAG GTCGCGTTATCGCCCCCAAGAAGGCGCGCATCGTGCAGCAGCGGAAGCTTAagaag GACCTGGAGGTTGGGATTCGGAAGAAGATCGAACACGACGTGGTGATGAAAGCGAGCTCCAGTCTGCCCAAGAGGCTGGCGCTGCTGCGGGCCCCAGCCAAGAAGAAAGGGGCCTCTGCCACCTCCCGGAAACCCTCCTGA